Within Legionella birminghamensis, the genomic segment TTCGTATTACGCCAGGTAAAGTAAGTGTAGGATTGGCTAAAGCCGCATTTGGCAAGGTGGTACATGACTTTAGGGCGGGTAAAGGCTTCTGCAAGAAATAATACGTCCGGGTGCTCTTTCTTTATTTCACCAATGAGCCATTCCCAGAAAATAAAAGGTTTGGTATGGGGATTATCGACCCGAAACAGGGTGACGCCTGCTTTAATCCAATAATCGAATATCGATTTGAATTCCCGCCACATTTCCTGCCATTCTGAGGAGGCAAAATGAAGCGGATAGATATCCTGATATTTTTTAGGCGGGTTTTCAGCATATTGCAGGGTACCGTCCGGTAAGTGTCTGAACCATTCAGGATGTTCTTTCAAGTAAGGGTGGTCCGGGCTGCATTGAAGTGCAAAATCCATAGCGATATCAATACCCATCGATTTAGCTGCTTTAAGCAAGTCTTTAAATTGGGAATAAGTCCCAAGTTCTGGATGGATGGCTTTATGCCCCCCCAACTCACTGCCAATGGCCCAGGGACTTCCCGGTTCATCATTATTTGCAGTGACTGCATTATTTTTTCCTTTGCGATTTGTTTTGCCAATGGGATGAATGGGGGGGAGGTAAATGACATCAAACCCTAATTCCCGGATATGAGGCAGGTAATTAATCAAATCCTTAAAGCTGCCATGCCTTCCCGACGAAGCAAGTGAGCGCGGAAATACTTCGTACCAGGCACTGAAACGGGCTTTGGCTGGATCCACTCGCAGGCTTAGCAGGTGCTCATAGCGAGTGATCAAATTAGGCTTTATATTATCTCTCAGCCATTGCGCGATATTCTTTTTTGAAAATAGATTTTCAATTTTTGATGGGGATTTTTCATGTTTAATATTATCCAAAACATGATGAATATAATCAGGCTTTTCCTTGCCGGTATTTTCTAAAATATTAATGCCAATTTCCCGTTCAATAGCGACATCCATCTTTAATTGTAATTTTTTTATGAAACGCTTTTTCCATGTTGAAAACTCATCGATCCATGCTTCGACCGTAAAATAATAAAGGCCAAGCTTTTTGGCTTTAAATTCTGCTTTCATGCTGTCATTGTCTGGTGGAGACAATTTCAATCGTGTCCAGTCATTATCTATTTCGTGTTTATAAAGTAGCTCCGCATAGATTTCGTCAATCCCATCAGTGAAAATATCTGCATCTATAATAATATTATCATTCAATATTCGTTTCACTGGGTATTTTCCATTATCAATACTAGGGTTAACCCTAGTAATAAAAACACGCTTGAATCCCTCAATGCTTAATGCGTTATTATTAATGCTAATATCCATGGATTAATTTCCTCTTTACACAGTCCTTTTTTATGGAATAGAATGAATTTTCAATAAGAAATAGTTGCTAATTGGTTGATGCTACACTATTTTTATTAATCTGACGACTTAATTGGAAGTTTTAATGTTACGGATGAAAAGGACTTTTTTATACCTTGCCTTATTATCGTTTTCCATCAATTTTGGATTTACTTTCCAATTATCAAATCTGAGTACGCTTTTCAAGATTGCTGGGGCAAATGATTTTATATTGCCTTTACTGTGGTTAATACCTCCATTAACGGGTATTTTTATTCAACCTTTAATAGGTTATATCAGTGATAAATCGGTCACGAAAATAGGTCGAAGAAAACCGTATATTCTGGTGTGGGGATTGGTCGGGGCGCTTTCTTTCTGTTTACTGCCTTTACAAAGCTCTTTATTTTATGTGGTATTGTTTACATTCTTTATCGATTGCAGCTTGAATGGCAGTGCGGAAGGGTTGCGTGCCTTGACCGCAGATAGTTTTCAGGAAGACAAAACACGCATGCAGGCATTTTCTGCTGAAGCTTTTTTTGCAGGGCTTGGCGGTGTTTTAGGTGCTTATCTTCCTATCGCTGCCCATAGGATTATTGGTAAGGAATTCAGTGATTTTTCACTACCACTAAATCTTGGTCTATCTTATATAATTTGCGGGGTAATATCTGCAATTATTATTTTATTTGTCCTGAGAAAGGTGGATGAGAAGCCGGCTAATTTGCTGCGGTTAGATTTTGCATTATTTTGCAAATTATTAAGCGAGTTTTTTTTAAGTATAAAGAGTATTCGCCGAGAGATTACAAAAGCCGACTCCCTGTTTTTGAAGCTATTGATTATCCATGGCATTTCATGGATGGGCGTTTTTATTTTTTGGCTGTATTTCAGTTTGGCAATTGCACAGGAAAATTATCATTTACCCTATGTCAGTGGAGTGAATGGATATGCCCAGTTAATGCAAGCTGCCAGCCTGGATACTTCTTTTTATTTTTCACTCTATCAATACGTCAGTTTAATGTTTACGTTGTCCGTTTTTGTATTCTCAAAATATATCAGGGTGGAAATTGTGCACGGTCTCGCTCTACTTGGGGGTGGTTTTGGAATGGCATTAATTTGTTTCGTGACCTCCCCGTCAAGTCTAATATTCTCTTCGATTTGCATAGGAGTTATGTGGGGTAGTTTAATTGCATTACCCTATGTTGTTCTTTCAAAATTTTTACCAAAGGAGAAAATTGGAACCTATCTTGGGATTTTCAATATGAGTATTACTTTCCCACAAATAATCTGTGCTTTAATCCTTCCGCCGCTTTACTATTATGCTTTAAAATCCCATGCTGCCTATGCCTTGTTATTGGCTGGCGTTTTAATTCTTTTAAGCAGTATCCTTTGGCTTAGATTATTCCTTTTCCAAAGGGACAAAATGGCTTCGGAAGAATATAGCGTGTGTTGACCATTGGGTTTGACAGCTACCTGCCTTGACAGGCATTGATATCACAAAAGTGCATGAGAATAAAAAGCTATTGAATCCCCGCGGCTGCGGCCGCAGGGCCCATACGAAGCCAATTTAATGTTAAGAACACTTGTTTATGACTAACTGTTAAATCCTATTTTTTGGCAAACATTGAAACTTGCTTGAGGACCATGCTATTCCAACAGGTATGGGCCCCGCGGTCGCAGCCGCGGGGATTCGGATGGCCATGGCTGGGATTCGGATGGTCATGGCTGGGATTCGGATGGTCATGGCTGGGATTCGGATGGTCATTGCCGGGGATTCGATAGCTAGTTGCCAACACCTTTAATTATCTGATAAACCCGGCCATTAAAATCATCTGATAAATACAATTCACCGTGTTTTCCCTCTACAATGTGCACAGGTCTGCCCAATACCTTTCCATCGTTTAAAAAACCGGTAATAAAATCCTCTTGAGTGATTTTTCCATCAGTGAAGCTCAGGAGGACTATCTTATAACCCACCTTTTGGGAGCTGTTCCAGGAGCCATGGAAGGCCACCAGTGCTTTCCCATAGAAGGGCGAATCAGGATTTTTAATAAAGGTAAGCCCGAGAGGAGCCTGGTGTGCGCCAAATTCAAACACCGGCGGTATCGAGTTTTTAATGAGTTCCTCTTTTCCTTTTCCGTACTTTGGATCGGGAATGCGGTTTCCGTAGGCATAAGGCCAGCCATAAAACTGCCCCGCTTTAATTAAATTTAACTCTTCTGGCGGTAACTTGTCACCGAGCATATCGCGGCCGTTTTCTGTTGCATAGAGTTGCTTATCAAGCGGTGACCAGTCAAGACCAACGGAATTCCGCAAGCCTGTGGCATAGACTTGCAGCTGTGGCTTATCTGGATCAAATCGTTGAATACTTGCCCGCAGCGGGTTTTCTTCAATACAGGCATTGCATGAAGACCCTATTGATAAATAGGCATATCCGTCCGGGCCAAATTTGATCGTTCGGGTCCAGTGGCCGCCATCATCCGGGATATTGTCAATGATTCGCTGATATTGACCCTCAACGGCCTGCGTCTGAGGGTTAAACTTTATTCGGCCTACAGCGTTTTCCTCCGCCACATAGAGAAAGCCTTTGTAAAAATCCATGCTATGCGGCTTTTGCAAGCCGCTTAAAAGTGTTTTTTTCTTTTCAGGATGCTGATAGGGAAAGAGCAGCACATTTCCTTTATAAGGTTCGCTGACAATCAGATCCCCTTTTTCGGTAATATACATAAAACGCGGTGCATCCAGACCATTGATATAAGGTTTAAGGCTCAGGTTTTGCGCGAGTTTTATTGTATCAGATGAGGCATTGCCCGGAATGTGAGGGGATAGTAATTCAGATAGTTGAATATTAATCCCAAAAAACGGCAAGCTGTAGTAAATCGCACTGAGAATCAAGATAATAGTTGCAATAATGGTTATATTTTTGTTCATGCGTGGAATCCTTTAAATCAGGTGCTTGGGCCTCCTAAACGCCAGATACCATCCCATCCGGGTACCGGTGAATCAAGAAAACCCTGGCAACGCTGAATATAGACACTGGCCAGCTGATCCCCGGGATAGGCCGGAGGTAGTTCTTCAAACTCATTTAAGGCATTTTGCCATTCGCCTTGTTGATAGTAACAGAAAGCTCTGTAAAAAATGGATTTATGCTGTTCCAGATTGTGAATATTGCTGGCGGTAATGAGTTCGTAAATTCGCGTACTTTCCTGCCTGCCGCGGACTGCAATTTCATCGAGCAAGCGAAAATTAAAGCGCTTGGCAACTTGTTTGAAAGTGGTCTCACTGACAATAATCTGAGTATTATATAGCTTGTTAACCGCCTCAAGACGACTGGCTACATTGATATTATCACCCAGGGCAGTATAACTCAGGCGCTCCTCCGAGCCGACGTTGCCGACGATGGCTTCACCGGAGTTGATACCAATGCGGATGTGGAATAACGGAAAATCATTTTGCTGATTCAGTTGATTAACAAGCTCTAATCGATGAACCATGTCCACTGCTGTCAAGCAAGCATGGAATGCATGCTGTGGATCGCTAAGGGGCGCATTCCACAAGGCCATGATTGCATCGCCAATGTACTTATCCAGAATACCTTCATGAGTGATGACTGCCTCGGTCATCGATTGAAAATAATTGGATAAATAAGTAATGAGTTGCTCAGGGCTCGACTTCTCAGCCAGTTGGGTAAAATTTTTAATATCGGAGAAGAGCACAGTAATCTGTTGACGTTGCCCGCCAACCTCGGCAATTTTACCCGAGAGAATCAATTGCCTGACCAGGCTGCGGGGTACGTAGCGCTGGAAGGACAGCAGGCTTGATTGCATATGCGACAAACTGGTATCCATATAATTGATTTCTTTGATCATGGTCTTAATCGGTGGTCTTTGGCTCAATTCAAGACGGGCGATCTGCTGGGCTTCATTGGCAATCTGTATAATGGGTTTTGAGATTCGCTGAGAGAAAACACGGGCAATAAAGATACCTAAAAGCAGTACCAGGCTGGTCAGTAAAAGCGTATGGAAACGCAGCGCTCTTAAAGGGGCCAATACATCACTGGCTGGAACAATGATTGTTATATACCAGGGCTTTGACTGATGGGATTCGAGAATAGGGCGGTGTATAAGAAAATATTCCTCATTATTGTGAGTAAAAGAACTCACTTCCAGCAAACCGGTTGTTTTATCCAAAATGCTGGAGGGTATGTTTAGTTTTTTTAAATGATAGTCAAGATGTCTTGTATTGGAAACAAGGTCTTCTTTTTCATGGGGAATATGATAGGCAATCACTTGCTTACTGTTATCGGTCACATAAATTAAAGAGTTCTCAGTCAGATTCAATTGGCCGATAAACCTTTGAATGCCCTCAATGGATAAATCCATTGCAAATACGCCGAGAAGTGCGCCTTTCTTGTTATACACAGGAATAGCAGCAGTAACGCCATTTACAGTGGACTTATAGTTACCAAAGTTTACAAATTGGTAAACGTTGGTCCATGTTGGCTTGCCAAGGGCGGCTGCTTCGAGATACCAGGGGCGCAGGCGCGGATCATAGTTTTGGAGCGGTACTGTGCGTATCAATTGCCCGCTTTCATTATATTCATAGCGCTCTTTAATGGGTGGTACGTTCGTATTAATGATGTGGTTCAAGCCAATTATATTCTTTTGAGTGCGGTCAACGCCGTAGAAATCACCTTCTTTGGTGCCATAGTAAATCATGAACAGCTGGGGAGTGTCGCGGATCGATTCGAGAAGGTACTTGTCGAACTCTTTAGGATCGATAGGATCAATAATATTTTCCTTCAATAAATTTTTCATTTTTTGCAAATCCCTGTTTAAAGGATGCAAATAGTTATGAATACGTTCATTGAGAAGCGAGGTTGTCTCGACGATTAGATTTTTTTCGCTTGCCCCAAGGATCTGGTTTAGGGCGCGATAATTAATTGCCAGAATGGCAAAGCCGATTAACCCTAATAGAAGTACAAAAAGGGTAATAATGCTCAGGCGGATACTAACCATGAAACCTTTTGATCGCATTAAATTTCTCGATTTTTTTTATACATATTTAAATTGCCCTCTAAGTATTATATGAGTCTTTTGAATGCTTTGCCTGACTACTGGTCTGAGCAGGCAGATTGAATGCAATTTTGGTTAACTTCTTTCCAGACCTCTGTTAATATTCTCCAGTTATCTTCGTCCTCCGGGACATAGACTGGCTTGTCAAAACTGCGCATTGCGTTAATCAATAATAAAAAACTGGAGCATAATGTGGCTAAAGGCGCGCAAAAAATTTGGTTTTTGCAACTTATTCGTTCAGTCGGCTGTGTGCTGGTTATTTACACGCATTGGTTTGGTTTGATTACGACACCGAATGCCATTCATCAAATGATTTTCCAGGATCCAATAACGGATTACCCCAATGTCCAGCTTAATGAATATTTGACAATTATTTCAAGCCAACTTGGCCTCACCGATTTCAGGGCAGGTTTTTTTAGTCTGGGTTTATTTTTTCTGTTAAGCGGCTATATCATCCCTTTTTCATTAAAAAACTCTACTCCCTTTACCTATCTTGTGCGCCGAGTATTCCGCATTTATCCAACTGCTATTGTCTGTTTAATTATTGCGGCCAGCACGATAACTATTGCCAATCATTATACTGGCAGTTCATTGGTGCCTGATGTTTTCCATCCGAAGGTACTGATAGCTAACCTGCTGTTAATCCGGGATGTGCTGCATACGCATCATATTGAAAGAGCCTTATGGACTCTGGAAATTGAAATGCACTTTTATCTTTTGTTTTTTATCTTTTTTTATTTTGCCATTGAGAGGAAAGTAGAAACCTTCTTAATATCAGCAGTGATTATGCTTCTTGCCAGCCGCTTTTTTATTTATTTCAGCGATTTTTTTCATGATGATATGCATAAGCTGGTGAAGGGGTTCGGTAATTTGCTAGCTATGAACAGCAGTTATATCACTTATATGTTTGTGGGTACTGCGTTTTATTACACTTTATCAAAACAATGGTCGGTTCTAACGGGTATAACGACTACCTTGCTGATGATGCTGCTTAATTACTTTTGCTTGAATACTGGAACCATTTTGAATGGTACAGGCAATTTAATCTTTATCAATCACTGTTTCGGGATTGTCATGTTTTTGCTGTTATACCGAGTTAATGATCGAATACCCTATAATAAATATCTGAATCATTTTGCCGAAATTTCCTATCCACTGTATTTACTGCATGGTTTCACCGGGTATACGCTGTACTTCCTCATTTACCCCTTGACCCTGAATGTACCCCTGGCAGCGGCAATCTCACTTTCCCTGGTGTTTTTGTTAGCAAACCTGGTGCATTTTACAGTTGAAAAACCAAGCATGACCTATTCGAAAAATTACCTGAAAGCACGCGAGAACCGCAGCCGGGTTGTCGCTGGCGACTTGCAGGTTACTGCGGATTAAGGCAGGTTATGGGCCCGCGTTCAAAGCCGGAGAGATCCTTACAAAAGTTAACTATCTTAACAGTGCCTACGTACCGCGCTTTATGCGCGGTAACCATAAATAGGATGGTGGATTGTGAATACTTTTTGTTCATCAGAGACATTACATGGATACCGCGCATAAAACGCGGTACGTAGCATTTTAATATAAAACAAGTAGTTACACTTGCATAGTTGTGTAGCTATGGTCTTTCCTGCGGGAATTCAGATGGCTTCTGGGAATCATCTGCCGCCTGCGAATTCTGTTTAACTGTTTTGAACATTCTGGCATCGCAGTGAACGCCTTTTTCTTTATCCAGCATATCTTTTAAAAAATAAGCGAATTTTATAACTGCGATACCTAGTGACTCAATCAATGTAATTGCTTTAGATTCCTTCCTGTCGATTAATTTTTGACTGGCATTATTGAATTCCACACCATGCTTTTGCAAATCATGTAAAAGCAGGATATTAGTACGCTCCACCGCATAAATAGTCAAATTGACCGTTTTCATCAACTCCCTGGAAATACCGGGCTTCTTCGTGATTAAATAATTCGTAACTGAATTGCGATTGGCACGTATCGCCTCTAGCAGAAAGGCGATTTTTTGTTCATCTGACAGCTTGGTTCCGCAGTTCTCTAGCTGTTTCATGAGGAGTTTGACTGATTGAACGTCGCCGCTGTTAATTGCATGGCTGAGCGGGCTGCCCCATCCCTTGCTGATCATTTCAGTTTGCTGACCCAGAATCAGTTTGGAAAGATCAGCAGATGAAACCGCTTTATAATCGTTAATTGTCTCGGCTAGCAGGGCGGCGTTATTACCGCAAGCGGCAGCCGAAATGAATATGCCGTGAACTTTGTAATTACTATAGTATCTTTTGAATTTGGGATCTTGCCTCAATACATCGATTACATCCTTCCTACCGGAATTGAAAGCATAATTCCAGATCCGTAAAATCTGTTCACCGTTATTGATGCATGGAAGTAAAGGTTCAAGAGCCGAAGGACTATTGGTCCTTACCGCATTGATGACAGCGTCTACATAATCTTCAGCACCTCTGTTAAGAAGATATTCAATTACAGACTTATCATTGTGCCCAGCTGCATCTTCGAGTATTTTAAACTCTTTTTTTCCACAACGCGCAGTCGCTTTGGCATCCGGGAGGTATTTCTCATACAGGTTTACAACAGTGGGGTAGATTCTGTCTTTATTTTGTTTTTCAGGGTGTCTCAGTATCTGGATGTCAAGACCCAGATTTCCCTCCCGGTACGTAAAAACATTTTTATGGAGTTCTGTTACCAGGGATGCTTCATCAGCAAACTCTTTAAATCCATTGTTATAGTTGGGATCGTAAACGATGTAGTTTCCATTGGCCTTGTGAACGGAAATAACATGATCAACACTGCGGATAATCATCACCTCGTCGTCTTTAAGGGCAATATCCTGTAATGCCTGTGTCCAATTTTCATCAGGGGCAGCCATGCAAAAACCAAAGGAAGGCGCTAAGGGAATCCCTCTTATCTTTAAGGCTTTCATCGCAGTGACCTGATGCAGCCCATGGTCAAATTCTTGCGGCGCGTAGGCTAGAAGAGCCTGAAACGCAAAATTATTGATGTCCTCATCGGTGATGTACTTATCCCTTTTTCCTTCCGAAATATAGGTTAATATATTTGTGAATTCCTTGCCCCGCCCCTCGAGTACATATTTTGCATGAACCAGGGCAAGCCCGTTGCAAATCCCATTCCGATTTAATGTAAAGGGGAAATTGTTGGCCTTCAAATATCTGTTTAGGACACTGATTATTCGTGCCTGGTTAATTACGGTACTGATAAAAGCCGCCTCTACTGGATTGTTGTGTTCAAATTATAAACAATTCGGATTAAGATAAAATTAAGCGGCTTTCTCCGGTTTGATTATCATCAACTACCGGTTCAACAGGCTCGAAAGAGTCTATTATAATCTCGATATTTTCCTGGGCTTCTTTTGCCTCTTGCAGCTCCTGTTTAACCGATTTAAACAGTCTGACATCATAGCGAACGCCTTTTGCTTTATAGTCCACCAGGTCTTTGAAAAAATCGGCAAATTTCTGAATAGCAATCCCAAGGGATTCAACAAATGTTAACTCTTTGGATTCTTTCCTGTCGATTAACTTTAGAGCCGCGTTATTAAACTCTACACCATGTCTTTGCAAATCGCGTAAAAGCAGAATGTTAGTGTGCTCGACTGCATACAGGCTCAAATTGACAGTTTTCATTAATTCTTTAGCAATGCCGGGCTTTTCAGAAATTAAAAAATTGGCGACTGATCTTCGATTTGAACGGATCGCCTCAAGCAGATAAGCAATTTTCTGCTCATCTGTCAGTTCAGCCCCTGAAGAAAGCACTTGTTCCATGAGAATCCTGACCGATTGGACATCGCCGCTATTAATTGTATTGCTCATGGGGCTGGGATTTTTAGAGTTGGAGTATTTACTTTGTCCCAGGATTAGTTTGGAAAGTTCTGAATCAATATTCTCAGGAATACCTTGTATATATTTAACAAGGGCATCCGGTGAAAACTGATCTTCTAATTGCTCTTTTTGTGCTACAAAGTCTTTTTGCGCATTTTCTAGTGCAACAGCTTTGTAATCTTTTATAAATTCTTCGAGTAAGTCTGCGTTTTTACCGGAAGCGATAGCAGAAAGGAATGCCTCAGCAGGAAGATACTCCTCGTAAAACGCTTTAAATTTTGTATCCTGTTTCAATAAATCGATTATCTCTTTTCTTCCCAGACTGAGAGCATAGTCCCAGATAGCAAACATCTGAGGTTCTTTGTCAATGTGTGCCAGTAAGGATTCAAGCGCTGAGACATTATTCGATTTTACTGCTGACATTGAAGCTTCTGCATAGTTGTCGGCACCCCGCTGGATCAGATATTCAATAACGGATTTATCATTGTGCGCTGCAGCGGCTGAGAGCGTATTGAATAATTGATCGCCGCATTCTGAAATCTCTTTGGCATCAGGGAGGTACTTTTTATACAAGTCTTCAACAGTGGGGAATACTCTCTCTTCTTTTTGTTTTTCAGGATGCCTGAGTATTTGTACTTCAAGTCCCAAATTTTCATTGCTAAAATGAAAAACATTGCTATGTAATTCTTTCACTAAAGCAGCTTCATCAGCAAACTTTTTAAATCCATTGCTATAGTTGGGGTCGTAGACGACGTAATGACCATTGGCTTTATGGATAGAAATGGCATGATTAATACTACCGACAATCATTACCTCATCTTCTTTGAGAGCAATATCCTGTAAGGCTTGTGCCCAATTAGTCTTTGAAGCGGCCATGCAAAAATTAAAAGAAGAACTTAAGGGAATCCCTTTAATTTTTAAAGCCCGCATTGCTGTGGCCTGATGCAGCTTATTATCAAACTCGTGGGGGGCAAAAGCCAGAAGGGTCTGAAACGCAAAATTATTGATATCCTCATCGGTGATATTATTATCTCGCTTTCCTTCTGAAATATACTTCAGAATATTTTCGAATTCCTTACTTCGGCCTTCAAGCACATATTTTGCATGAACTATGGCAAGCCCATTACAAATCCCATTGCGATTCATCTGAAAGGGGAAATTGTTGGCTTTTAAATACTTGTTTAAAACATCAATAATTCGTCCCTGGTTAATATCGGTACTCATAAAGGCCACCTCACCTGGATTACTCTGAATTTTTAACTATTGTATCCAATTAAGATTAAGATAGAATTAAGCAGAGATGAGGTAAGTAACTAATGCTTTGGTTATATGCCTGTCTACATACCTCAACGCAACTGCCCACGTACCGCGCTTTAGGCGCGGTAACCATGGAGATTATGCTGCGTTGATGATGCTTTTTGCCGCATCAGAAACCGTTGAATAGATACCGCGCATAAAGCGCGGTAAGTAGAGATTTATAGGTTTGTATACTATACCAAAGCTGCACCGTAAGAACTCACATCGGTTTAGTCGTCTTCAAACCGGAAATCGGGATATCCATGTGATAGATGTAGTGTTCAATAATTTGCCTTGCCTGTTCGCTGGTAAGCGGTTTGGTAATTGCGCCCTCCATGAAATAGTCATTACAATCCATTTTCACCACATCGGCCTCATAGCCGGTTAAAGCAATTATCGGGACCCTAAAACCGCTGCCGTCTTCTATCTGGCGCAATTTTTTGGAAACCACATAACCTGAACCATCCTCCAGACCTATATCCATAAATATTAAATCGTATTTCCCCGGTTTAAACAGGCTGACGGCTTTTTCTCCCGAGTCAGCAACATCAACCTGGCAATCAAGCTGCATCAATAAGGCCTGCACCGCTTTTTGCGCGATAGCATTATCTTCAATCATTAATACCTTGGGCGGATTTTTAGGATCGCGAAAAATACGGGCTTGAGGATGATCTGATTCGGAAACCCCATGTGTTTTGAGTCGATCTTTCAAGTTTTGCAATTCTTCTTCCAGTTTTTTCTTTTCAGTCATATCGACGAGAATAACCACCATGCCTGTAAGCTGATTTTGCTCATTAAACAAGGGGATGCGGGAGGAATGATAATAATGAATTTTCTCATTAGCATCGATAACGGGCGCTTCTTTCACCTCAAGCAATGGTTTTGCTTCCAGCAGTGCATTAATATCATCCTGCTTGAGCTTCTGGACTCGGGCCTCGGACAAATGACTTTGCTCCACCAGTTGTGAGTAAAGGGTTCCTGGCATGTCCTCCAGGCGTTCCAGTTGCAAAAGATCCAGGAAGTTCTGATTACAGTCGACAATCATGCAATTCTTATCCAACACATAGACGAGATTAGGCATGTAATTGATTATGCTGTGATAGTAATGATGCAAAGACTCTAAATTATTGAATTCTCCATGTGTTGCATCAGTCATTATTAACCCTCCTCTTAAAGGTTCAACACAAGTATAGACCATTTACTGCTATATTTTTGAATAAGGCGGGAGCGTTTTAATGAAGGTGCTTATGGAGAAATACAGTAATCGCCGTCAGGCGGGCAAGGTGCTCGCATCTCATCTTGAGAAGTTTAAAGACAGTAACAGCATTATTCTCGGATTGCCGCGAGGAGGAATTCCGGTGGCATTTGAGGTAGCTAAAGCACTTCGTTTACCAATGGATGTTTTTATTGTGAGAAAACTGGGGGTTCCTGGCTATGAAGAATTGGCAATGGGAGCAATCGCCTCTGGTGGAATCTTTTTCATTAACCAGGATTTGGTAAAGAGCCTTAATATTTCTTCCTCAGACATTGAGCATGTTATTGAGGAGGAAATGCGCGAACTAAAACGGCGGGAAAAAGTGTATCGCGGTGATCGGCCGCTTCCTGGATTGAAAAATAAAACAGTGATTTTAATCGATGATGGCATCGCTACCGGTGCCAGCATGAAAGCAGCTATGGAGGCGATTAAGACACAACAGCCTGCATCGTTGGTCATTGCAATTCCTGTAGCCGATCCCAGTATTTGCAAAGAGTTCGCTGACTTGGTTGATGAAGTGATTTGCCCGCTTCAACCTTATCGTTTTCAAGCTGTTGGGCTTTGGTATGAAGACTTTACGCAAACCAGCGATGATGAAGTGATCAATTTATACAATTTGTCTTTACAATTTTGCAAAAAAACTTGACTAAGTGGATGCAAAAGTAGTTAAATATCTACCAGATTGATAGATTGGAGACAATTATGCATATAAGACTTAAACTTATGAAAAAGGCGAAACAGTTTAAGCAAGAGCTACACCCTGAGCATCAACTGAAATTTAAAAGTGTGAGTGAGGGGCAGGATCCGGAAATTCTTGTGATCACTTGCGTGGATTCAAGAATACTTCCAGATACATTAATGGCCATAGAGCCTGGTGAAGTATTCATGCATAGGAACGTGGGAAATATCGTCCCCGAAGCAGAGGCCGCAGCAGGAACCTCTGAAGCAGCTGTTATTGAATTTGCCTT encodes:
- a CDS encoding phosphoribosyltransferase produces the protein MKVLMEKYSNRRQAGKVLASHLEKFKDSNSIILGLPRGGIPVAFEVAKALRLPMDVFIVRKLGVPGYEELAMGAIASGGIFFINQDLVKSLNISSSDIEHVIEEEMRELKRREKVYRGDRPLPGLKNKTVILIDDGIATGASMKAAMEAIKTQQPASLVIAIPVADPSICKEFADLVDEVICPLQPYRFQAVGLWYEDFTQTSDDEVINLYNLSLQFCKKT